A genomic stretch from uncultured Pseudodesulfovibrio sp. includes:
- a CDS encoding ABC transporter substrate-binding protein, whose protein sequence is MRVLKITVMAALLVMAASVAFAGPTYDRVMSTKVVKAGLSNQGIPFGFIDDKNEWVGFDVDMAAEIAKRLDCKLEKTVVNNNTRISFVQTNPAKVDMVLANMTHKRVRDEKIDFSITYFFDGQKFLAKKGTVKDVKDLASMKVGSMQGTTSIVNATAYLKSLGNADPKVVGYDGEVAMFEALRSGRVQAISTDSTLLLGYAAKVPGQFELVGEFISDEPYGIGLPQDDSAWRDAVNFAIQDIWKDGTYQKIYDKWFGPDSKYPFPLTSKIEMWP, encoded by the coding sequence ATGAGAGTTCTCAAAATCACCGTCATGGCCGCACTGCTGGTCATGGCAGCTTCCGTTGCTTTCGCAGGTCCGACCTACGATCGTGTTATGTCCACAAAAGTCGTCAAAGCCGGTCTGTCCAACCAGGGTATCCCCTTCGGCTTCATTGATGACAAAAACGAATGGGTCGGCTTCGATGTCGATATGGCCGCCGAAATCGCCAAGCGCCTCGACTGCAAGCTCGAAAAAACTGTTGTGAACAACAACACCCGTATTTCCTTTGTGCAGACCAACCCGGCCAAGGTCGACATGGTTCTGGCAAACATGACCCACAAGCGCGTACGCGACGAGAAGATTGATTTCTCCATCACTTACTTCTTCGATGGTCAGAAATTCCTGGCCAAGAAGGGCACTGTCAAAGACGTCAAGGATCTGGCTTCCATGAAAGTCGGTTCCATGCAGGGCACCACTTCCATCGTTAACGCAACTGCCTACCTGAAGTCTCTGGGCAACGCTGATCCCAAGGTCGTCGGTTACGACGGTGAAGTCGCCATGTTCGAAGCTCTGCGCTCCGGTCGTGTCCAGGCTATCTCCACCGACTCCACCCTGCTGCTCGGTTACGCTGCCAAGGTTCCCGGCCAGTTCGAACTGGTTGGCGAGTTCATCTCTGATGAACCTTACGGCATCGGCCTGCCCCAGGATGATTCCGCATGGCGTGATGCTGTCAACTTCGCCATTCAGGACATCTGGAAAGACGGTACTTACCAGAAGATCTACGACAAGTGGTTCGGTCCTGATTCCAAGTACCCCTTCCCGCTGACTTCCAAGATTGAAATGTGGCCCTAA
- a CDS encoding amino acid ABC transporter permease, which yields MIKRYFEKIWVQNLMLLTMISALAYYFTFIFEFKYDFDWAVFFVEGQYGHMGNLMITGLNSTLTITLYSSVIALVFGTIFGLARLSSFKPVYWLATCYVELFRNTPLLIQLFFWNFALPYAFPEELRFKLFEMDFEFWCATIGCGIFTGAFMAEIIRAGIQSIPKGLLEASYSSGLSFTQTLRKIILPLAFREIIPPLGSEFLNNMKNTSLAMTIGVTELFWSMQEVLSLTYRTFESFIAATAIYLLLSLIIACFMNIVNERLKIMPRDRVTVLRRIADMLFLPVDIIGRGVEYLLWYFRRSPEQKTVSPITRFFKSSMRTFILGLKVLFIALLGYLLYMLGSALMGFNYEVIWANLPALLIWRFPNGDSSEFFMGLGGLSGSLLMAIISITGSFFIGLLIGMGRTAKNNAIKIPCTLYIELVRGVPLVLVILWFYQVILDFVFKLEIHAFWAGTIALTFFFGAYIAETVRGGINNIPPGQVEAAKASGLSYFQTMRKIILPQALKQMLPALVGMFIAAFKDTALVYIIGVMDLTRAAYAINNRTMIFPFEIYTTVIVLYFIFSYVMSLYAKRLERRLSPENVRIEM from the coding sequence ATGATAAAACGGTATTTCGAGAAAATCTGGGTCCAGAACCTCATGCTGCTGACCATGATCAGCGCGTTGGCCTATTACTTCACCTTCATATTTGAATTCAAATATGACTTTGACTGGGCTGTTTTCTTCGTTGAAGGACAGTATGGTCACATGGGCAATCTGATGATCACCGGTCTCAATTCGACCCTGACCATCACCCTATACTCCTCTGTCATAGCCCTGGTGTTCGGCACAATTTTCGGCCTGGCCAGACTGTCCAGTTTCAAACCCGTCTACTGGCTGGCCACCTGCTATGTGGAATTATTCCGTAATACCCCGTTGCTTATCCAGCTCTTTTTCTGGAACTTCGCACTCCCTTACGCATTTCCAGAGGAACTCCGTTTCAAACTTTTTGAAATGGATTTCGAATTCTGGTGCGCCACTATCGGTTGCGGTATTTTCACTGGCGCATTCATGGCGGAAATCATCCGCGCAGGAATCCAATCCATCCCCAAAGGCTTGCTGGAAGCGTCATACTCTTCCGGCCTCAGCTTTACCCAGACCCTGCGCAAGATTATCCTGCCGTTGGCCTTCCGTGAGATCATTCCGCCTCTGGGCAGCGAATTTCTCAACAACATGAAGAACACCTCTCTGGCCATGACCATCGGTGTGACCGAACTATTCTGGTCCATGCAGGAAGTACTCTCTCTGACATATCGCACCTTTGAATCGTTCATTGCAGCCACGGCGATTTACCTGCTGCTTTCCCTGATCATCGCCTGCTTCATGAACATTGTGAACGAGCGGCTCAAGATCATGCCGCGAGACAGAGTCACTGTCCTGCGCAGGATCGCCGACATGCTCTTCCTGCCCGTAGATATCATAGGCAGAGGCGTTGAATATCTGCTTTGGTACTTCCGTAGATCTCCAGAACAAAAAACCGTATCGCCCATCACCCGTTTTTTCAAATCATCCATGAGAACCTTCATTCTCGGACTTAAAGTCCTGTTTATCGCTCTTCTTGGATACCTGCTTTACATGCTCGGCTCGGCACTCATGGGCTTCAACTACGAAGTCATCTGGGCCAACCTGCCCGCCCTGTTGATCTGGCGATTCCCCAATGGTGACAGCTCTGAATTCTTCATGGGACTTGGCGGTCTGTCCGGCTCACTTCTGATGGCGATCATTTCCATCACCGGCAGTTTTTTCATCGGCCTGCTTATCGGCATGGGGCGCACCGCAAAAAACAACGCCATCAAAATCCCATGCACGCTTTACATCGAACTTGTCCGAGGTGTCCCGCTCGTTCTGGTCATCCTCTGGTTCTATCAGGTCATTCTTGATTTCGTGTTCAAGCTTGAAATTCACGCCTTCTGGGCAGGAACCATAGCCCTGACATTCTTCTTTGGAGCATATATTGCCGAAACTGTCCGTGGCGGCATCAACAACATCCCCCCAGGTCAGGTGGAAGCAGCCAAGGCATCAGGTCTGAGCTACTTCCAGACCATGCGGAAGATCATCCTGCCGCAGGCGCTCAAACAGATGCTCCCTGCTCTTGTCGGCATGTTCATCGCAGCCTTCAAGGACACCGCACTGGTATACATCATCGGCGTCATGGATCTGACTCGGGCGGCCTATGCCATCAACAACCGAACCATGATCTTTCCCTTTGAAATCTACACAACGGTTATCGTCCTGTATTTCATATTCAGCTACGTCATGAGTCTTTATGCCAAACGACTGGAGCGGAGACTCAGCCCGGAAAACGTCCGTATTGAAATGTAG
- a CDS encoding cytochrome c3 family protein: protein MYRIIMIATTLCVLTLTTAMGFAATEAPGDLKLGPPEGMKATKTLVDFSHAKHDAAKIDCASCHHTWDGTSDIQSCATPGCHDQPSKKGETAYYSAFHAKDSDKSCLGCHKIIKKRDGKPVPVSCKSCHPK, encoded by the coding sequence ATGTACCGTATTATCATGATCGCAACGACACTCTGTGTCCTGACTCTGACGACCGCCATGGGCTTTGCCGCGACCGAGGCTCCTGGCGACCTGAAGCTTGGCCCTCCCGAAGGGATGAAGGCCACCAAGACTCTGGTTGATTTTTCACACGCCAAGCATGATGCAGCCAAGATCGACTGTGCAAGCTGTCACCACACATGGGACGGGACAAGCGACATTCAGTCCTGTGCTACCCCAGGCTGTCACGATCAGCCTAGCAAGAAGGGTGAAACCGCTTATTACTCGGCCTTCCACGCCAAGGACTCGGACAAGAGCTGTCTCGGCTGCCACAAGATCATCAAGAAGCGTGACGGAAAGCCCGTCCCAGTCAGTTGCAAGTCTTGCCACCCCAAGTAA
- a CDS encoding bifunctional (p)ppGpp synthetase/guanosine-3',5'-bis(diphosphate) 3'-pyrophosphohydrolase translates to MIRINQITDKVAAYIDNPDLDLIQRAYVFSAQAHDGVVRRSGEPYISHPMNVANLLADMQLDEATVAAGLLHDTVEDTDTTVDEIEDLFGADVADIVDGVTKISKMDFESKAVQQAENIRKLILAMAEDIRVLMVKLADRLHNMRTLEFMKPVKQRLIAQETQDIYAPLANRLGLHRVKTELEDLCLQYLKPDVYSQLSEAVSEHRAAGEPYIEKVIELIYEMLKKNKMQGTVNGRTKHLHSIHVKMEQQGLTFDEIYDLIAFRIILKSLKDCYAVLGLIHAAWRPVAGRFKDYISIPKANMYQSLHSTVIGPDGERIEFQIRTEEMNQIAEYGVAAHWQYKEVGKGIKKGKATGTRDAERYTWLKQIMDWQRELSDPREFMSSLRLEMFQEEVYVFTPNGDIKELPDGATPVDFAYAIHSEVGDKCAGAKINGRIVPLHTTLKNGDSVEVITDKNRMPSRDWLKFVKTAKARTRIKQYIRTVERERSIALARELLEKEGRRVGINVQKAIKAGEFLKLAGEFNCGSVDDLLSQIGFSRFTPRKVVKRLYALMHGETLDERKVKDRIVEEESKKKPKTEGLQISGVDNVLVRFASCCTPLPGEPIIGYITRGRGVTVHRIDCHNVKNFEDERLLQVTWDGVDEKPYPAKIKIKCLNKPGMLGKICSMLAEMEVNIDSGSFESDVDGTSKLYFTVEVKDLNQLYSALAQVKKLKAVQEALRVS, encoded by the coding sequence ATGATTCGCATCAACCAGATCACCGATAAGGTGGCCGCATACATTGACAATCCCGACCTGGATTTGATTCAGCGGGCATATGTCTTTTCCGCGCAGGCCCATGACGGTGTGGTGCGCCGTTCCGGGGAACCGTATATTTCCCATCCAATGAACGTGGCCAATCTGTTGGCAGACATGCAGCTTGATGAAGCCACTGTAGCCGCTGGTCTTTTGCATGATACGGTGGAGGACACCGATACCACAGTCGACGAGATCGAAGATCTCTTTGGAGCGGATGTAGCCGACATCGTGGATGGCGTGACAAAAATCAGCAAGATGGATTTTGAGTCCAAGGCTGTTCAGCAGGCAGAAAACATCCGTAAACTGATCTTGGCCATGGCCGAAGATATCCGTGTGCTTATGGTCAAATTGGCCGACAGATTGCACAACATGCGTACGCTGGAGTTCATGAAGCCGGTCAAGCAGCGACTTATTGCTCAGGAAACCCAGGACATTTATGCGCCGCTTGCCAACCGTCTTGGTTTGCATCGGGTCAAGACAGAACTGGAAGACCTGTGTTTGCAGTATCTCAAGCCGGATGTTTATTCGCAACTCAGCGAGGCAGTGTCAGAACATCGTGCCGCCGGAGAACCGTACATCGAAAAGGTCATTGAGTTGATCTATGAGATGCTCAAAAAGAACAAGATGCAGGGGACGGTTAACGGTCGGACTAAGCATCTGCATTCCATTCATGTGAAAATGGAACAGCAGGGATTGACCTTTGATGAAATATACGACCTGATAGCATTTCGTATTATACTGAAATCTTTAAAAGACTGTTATGCTGTTTTGGGTCTTATCCATGCTGCGTGGCGGCCTGTGGCTGGACGTTTCAAGGATTATATTTCCATTCCCAAGGCGAATATGTACCAGTCGCTTCACTCCACGGTCATCGGACCGGATGGAGAGCGTATCGAGTTTCAGATCCGCACTGAGGAGATGAATCAGATCGCCGAATACGGCGTGGCCGCTCACTGGCAGTATAAAGAAGTGGGCAAGGGCATTAAAAAGGGAAAGGCAACCGGGACACGAGATGCTGAACGGTATACGTGGCTCAAGCAGATCATGGATTGGCAGCGGGAGCTTTCGGACCCCCGAGAATTCATGTCTTCCCTGCGGTTGGAGATGTTCCAGGAAGAAGTCTACGTCTTTACTCCCAACGGCGATATCAAGGAACTGCCGGATGGGGCTACTCCTGTGGATTTTGCCTATGCCATTCACTCGGAAGTGGGTGATAAATGCGCTGGTGCAAAGATCAATGGCCGTATCGTGCCGCTGCATACGACGCTCAAGAATGGGGATTCCGTTGAGGTTATCACTGATAAGAACAGGATGCCGAGTCGGGATTGGCTCAAATTCGTCAAGACTGCCAAGGCGCGGACCCGTATCAAGCAATATATCCGTACCGTGGAGCGTGAACGGTCCATTGCTCTCGCAAGGGAGTTACTCGAGAAGGAAGGTCGCAGGGTCGGCATCAATGTGCAGAAGGCGATCAAGGCTGGTGAATTTCTCAAGCTGGCCGGTGAATTCAATTGTGGCAGCGTCGACGATCTTTTAAGTCAGATTGGATTTTCGCGTTTCACACCACGTAAGGTTGTGAAGCGTCTCTACGCACTCATGCACGGTGAGACGTTGGATGAGCGCAAGGTCAAAGACAGGATTGTTGAAGAGGAAAGTAAGAAGAAGCCCAAAACCGAGGGCTTGCAGATTTCCGGTGTGGACAACGTGCTTGTCCGTTTTGCCAGTTGTTGTACTCCTCTGCCGGGTGAGCCCATTATCGGGTATATCACGCGTGGACGTGGTGTTACCGTGCATCGTATCGACTGTCACAACGTCAAGAATTTTGAGGACGAGCGACTGTTGCAGGTCACATGGGATGGGGTTGACGAAAAACCGTATCCGGCCAAGATCAAGATCAAGTGTCTTAATAAGCCCGGTATGCTTGGCAAGATATGCTCCATGCTGGCTGAGATGGAAGTCAATATTGATTCCGGCAGTTTCGAGTCTGATGTTGATGGGACTTCAAAATTGTATTTCACTGTCGAGGTCAAAGACCTCAACCAATTGTATTCCGCCCTGGCACAGGTCAAGAAACTGAAAGCCGTTCAAGAGGCGCTTCGCGTTTCCTGA
- a CDS encoding peptide-binding protein, protein MRHANLFVFILCLILLAGCTEDSGPATPVKPVSPRDIPLVPEDGGTIVESMIGEPSNLISPLSSDSASHSVAAQIYVSLLKYDKDINLVPYAAESYEVLNDGTLLKFKVRENIFWNDGVQLTAEDVEFTYKMMIDPKTPTAYAGNFKLVKAFRRTGKFTFEVEYDRPFAKALVTWAMDIMPKHLLEGEDLLNTKFSREPVGAGPYMFKEWVAGSQIVLKANPNFFEGKPRIDTVIYRMIPDMGTQFLELKAGHLDTMGLTPLQYLYQTSGPGWDGSFNKFEYLSFGYSFLGFNFKHPFFQDVRVRKAIDFAIDRREIVKGVLFGLGEPANGPYKPGTWQYNDTIKPRKHDLVKSRQLLAEAGWTDTDGDGMLDKDGVPFSFSIITNQGNVQRIKCGVIIQQRLKDVGIQVDLRTVEWAAFIKEFVDKGRFDAIILGWNILQDPDIYNVWHSSMAVDGGLNLTRYTNPELDDLLERGRYLVKQEDRKPIYDKIQQILFDEVPYCFLYVPKALPIVQARVQNIKAAPAGIAYNFEQWWIPRSLQRQP, encoded by the coding sequence ATGAGACACGCCAATCTGTTTGTCTTTATCTTGTGCCTGATTCTTCTGGCTGGATGCACTGAAGATAGTGGCCCGGCAACTCCTGTCAAGCCTGTCAGCCCTCGGGATATCCCCTTGGTTCCGGAGGATGGAGGAACCATAGTTGAGTCTATGATCGGCGAACCGAGCAATCTGATTTCACCATTGTCATCGGATAGTGCCTCTCATTCTGTGGCTGCTCAAATTTATGTCAGTTTGCTTAAATATGACAAAGATATCAACCTAGTGCCTTACGCCGCAGAATCTTACGAAGTGCTCAATGACGGGACACTCCTCAAGTTCAAGGTGCGTGAAAATATCTTTTGGAATGATGGTGTACAGCTCACCGCCGAGGATGTTGAATTCACCTATAAGATGATGATCGACCCCAAGACTCCTACGGCTTATGCCGGGAATTTCAAACTGGTCAAGGCATTTCGTCGGACAGGGAAATTCACTTTTGAAGTGGAGTACGATCGACCTTTTGCCAAAGCATTGGTTACCTGGGCCATGGATATCATGCCCAAGCACCTTTTGGAGGGGGAGGATCTTCTTAATACGAAGTTTAGCCGTGAGCCTGTCGGGGCGGGACCGTACATGTTCAAGGAATGGGTGGCTGGCAGTCAGATTGTACTGAAGGCCAATCCGAATTTTTTTGAGGGAAAGCCTCGCATCGATACAGTCATTTATCGTATGATACCTGACATGGGTACGCAGTTCCTGGAGCTCAAGGCAGGCCATCTAGACACCATGGGGCTGACTCCTTTGCAGTACCTTTATCAGACTTCCGGACCGGGGTGGGATGGAAGTTTTAACAAATTCGAGTACTTGTCTTTTGGGTATTCTTTTTTAGGTTTTAATTTTAAACATCCTTTTTTCCAGGATGTTCGGGTTCGCAAAGCTATTGATTTTGCCATAGATCGTCGCGAGATAGTCAAAGGTGTGCTGTTTGGCCTTGGTGAACCGGCTAACGGACCGTACAAACCTGGCACATGGCAGTATAACGATACTATCAAGCCGAGGAAGCACGATCTGGTCAAGTCCCGACAGCTTTTGGCCGAGGCCGGCTGGACTGATACGGACGGAGATGGAATGCTGGACAAGGACGGAGTGCCTTTTTCTTTTTCCATTATCACCAATCAGGGAAATGTTCAGCGTATCAAGTGTGGAGTGATTATTCAGCAGCGACTGAAAGATGTGGGCATACAGGTTGACCTGCGGACAGTTGAATGGGCTGCTTTTATCAAGGAATTCGTGGACAAGGGACGATTTGACGCCATTATTTTGGGATGGAACATTTTACAAGACCCTGATATATATAACGTCTGGCATTCGAGTATGGCCGTTGATGGTGGGTTGAACTTGACTCGGTATACCAACCCCGAGTTGGATGATCTGTTGGAGCGTGGGCGATATCTCGTGAAACAGGAAGATCGCAAGCCCATCTATGATAAAATCCAGCAGATATTGTTCGACGAAGTACCGTATTGCTTTTTGTACGTCCCCAAGGCTCTGCCCATTGTTCAGGCGCGGGTGCAGAATATCAAAGCGGCTCCAGCCGGAATAGCCTATAATTTTGAGCAATGGTGGATACCCCGATCATTGCAGCGACAGCCCTAG
- a CDS encoding SNF2-related protein, protein MSTGEEQIVKSILQKFLGDSVPDYILESAQGIVADNGVKKLDLKKRDQYWDVDGQVEGDDFQHYTSEVGLNLIDETINYYCNCPDSFSGVCRHVAATAIKLKKSLDTDSGEEMPIPRTDWRQTFRPFFATELEPEAGRHYIIYRIYPEPGRLQVAFFRARQNKSGISQVQNEITLTQIVENPDWCDTTPALPGVAEQIGHYLDYWGHKVEIPAGLHSWFFRAIKGEYYLYLRETDKPVTIESKTMQLKLSPALSEDGLDFDILLAREDTLPFPITDEEEIYFYGRLPLWVYYKNSFYPVQTGLDPKLVQSMVEKKPIVPHADVSEFLDRVWTQIPVSDLYGQEDFLERVGPIFQDADYNPKLYLDEEGSLLVLKIQNIYENEHGEHVMPGPNPDLQTGSYHDSGKSYLIRRAQDEEARLFAELQDMNFQPRNNHIWFMEQEEAITFLLDFYPQLVEAYRVYGEQNLTRYKVRTTQPVVVAEVETDEEEKWFNLELSVEYDEQRVPIEVIWEAWTKGKRYVQLKDGSYTSLPESWLNKLGHKLKALGFDPEKAPKQQFNQFEAPVLEKILEDLPQAQTDEFFVKLKEKINNFDEIRMIDQPKDLQATLRPYQVQGLSYLNFLREYGFGGILADEMGLGKTIQTLSYLQSLTDRGIDGPNLIIVPTSVLPNWEREAQKFVPNLKRLTIYGAKREGLFQHIKDSQLVITTYALLRRDLDELLKYEYVTVILDEAQNIKNPNTITARSVRKLEAGLRVCLSGTPIENNLFELWSLFEFLMPGFLGSQHSFQRGIVKPIKDGDEETLDYLRTRVKPFILRRTKSEVAKDLPPKIETTHYCELVDEQRELYNALAKKLKDQVLRDVEEKGMAKSQMSILDALLKLRQICCHPRLLKLDIPGVSTNLPSGKFDAFKDLVVDIIEGGHKVLVFSQFVQMLHVIRNWLQIREIPFAYLDGSSKDRFEQVDKFNDSPDIPIFLISLKAGGTGLNLTSADYVIHYDPWWNPAVENQATDRTHRIGQKRQVFAYKMICQNTVEERILKLQEQKKSVAEAIIPGQSALKSLTRDDLEMLFEI, encoded by the coding sequence ATGAGCACTGGCGAAGAACAAATAGTCAAATCAATTTTGCAGAAATTCCTGGGTGACAGCGTTCCTGATTATATTCTGGAAAGCGCACAAGGCATTGTTGCCGACAATGGGGTCAAGAAACTCGACCTCAAGAAACGCGACCAGTACTGGGATGTCGATGGTCAAGTTGAGGGCGATGATTTCCAACATTACACTTCGGAAGTCGGACTGAACCTCATTGACGAGACCATCAATTATTACTGCAACTGCCCGGATTCCTTTTCCGGCGTCTGCCGTCACGTCGCGGCAACAGCCATCAAACTCAAGAAATCTCTTGATACGGATTCCGGTGAAGAAATGCCCATCCCTCGCACGGATTGGCGTCAGACATTTCGCCCGTTCTTCGCCACTGAACTGGAGCCGGAAGCAGGTCGTCACTATATAATTTATAGAATATACCCTGAGCCGGGCCGTCTCCAGGTAGCCTTCTTCCGTGCACGGCAGAACAAATCCGGGATATCGCAAGTACAAAACGAAATCACGCTGACGCAGATCGTCGAAAATCCAGACTGGTGCGACACGACACCGGCCCTGCCCGGCGTTGCGGAACAAATAGGTCATTACCTTGATTACTGGGGCCACAAGGTGGAAATTCCGGCAGGACTCCACTCCTGGTTTTTCCGAGCAATCAAGGGTGAGTATTATCTTTACCTGCGTGAAACAGACAAACCCGTGACCATTGAATCCAAGACCATGCAGCTCAAGCTATCACCGGCATTGAGCGAAGACGGTCTGGATTTCGACATCCTGTTGGCGCGGGAAGACACACTGCCCTTCCCCATCACCGATGAGGAAGAAATATATTTCTACGGCAGACTGCCGCTCTGGGTGTACTATAAGAATTCTTTCTACCCCGTGCAGACCGGACTTGATCCCAAGCTGGTCCAGTCGATGGTCGAAAAGAAGCCTATCGTACCACACGCTGATGTTTCCGAATTTCTTGACCGTGTCTGGACACAGATTCCTGTCTCCGACCTCTATGGTCAGGAAGACTTCCTTGAACGCGTTGGCCCCATCTTTCAGGATGCTGATTACAATCCCAAGCTTTACCTCGATGAGGAAGGCAGTCTGCTCGTTCTCAAGATTCAGAACATCTACGAAAACGAGCATGGTGAACATGTCATGCCTGGCCCCAACCCGGATCTCCAGACCGGCAGCTACCATGACAGCGGCAAATCCTATCTCATCCGTAGAGCGCAAGATGAAGAGGCCCGTCTGTTTGCAGAACTGCAAGACATGAATTTCCAGCCCAGAAACAACCATATCTGGTTTATGGAACAGGAAGAGGCCATCACCTTCCTGCTCGACTTCTACCCGCAGTTGGTCGAAGCATACCGCGTGTACGGGGAACAAAACCTTACACGCTACAAAGTCCGCACGACCCAGCCGGTTGTGGTGGCAGAAGTGGAAACTGACGAAGAAGAGAAATGGTTCAACCTCGAACTGTCCGTTGAATACGACGAGCAGCGGGTCCCCATTGAGGTCATCTGGGAAGCATGGACCAAGGGCAAACGCTACGTCCAGCTCAAGGATGGTTCTTACACCAGTCTGCCGGAATCCTGGCTCAACAAACTGGGGCATAAACTCAAGGCTCTCGGTTTTGACCCTGAAAAGGCTCCCAAGCAGCAGTTCAACCAGTTTGAAGCCCCGGTTCTTGAAAAGATCCTGGAAGATCTACCGCAGGCCCAGACTGATGAATTCTTCGTCAAGCTCAAAGAAAAGATAAATAATTTCGATGAAATAAGAATGATTGACCAACCCAAGGACTTGCAGGCTACACTCAGGCCGTACCAGGTTCAGGGACTCAGTTATCTCAACTTCCTTCGCGAATATGGTTTCGGTGGTATTTTGGCTGACGAAATGGGGCTTGGAAAAACCATTCAGACCCTGTCATATCTCCAGTCATTGACCGACCGGGGTATTGACGGCCCGAACCTGATCATCGTGCCGACGTCGGTCCTGCCCAACTGGGAACGCGAAGCGCAGAAGTTCGTCCCGAACCTCAAGCGTCTGACCATTTACGGTGCAAAACGTGAAGGTCTGTTCCAGCATATCAAGGATTCACAACTGGTCATCACCACTTATGCACTGCTTCGTCGCGACCTCGATGAACTGCTCAAATATGAGTACGTCACCGTCATCCTTGATGAAGCACAGAATATCAAGAATCCCAATACGATCACGGCCCGATCCGTACGCAAACTTGAGGCAGGCCTGCGAGTCTGCCTGTCCGGTACGCCCATCGAGAACAACCTGTTCGAATTGTGGTCTCTGTTTGAATTTCTCATGCCCGGGTTCCTCGGCTCGCAGCACTCGTTCCAGCGTGGTATCGTCAAGCCCATCAAGGATGGAGACGAAGAGACACTGGATTACCTGCGTACCCGCGTAAAACCGTTCATTCTGCGCCGCACCAAGTCCGAAGTCGCCAAAGACCTGCCGCCCAAGATTGAAACGACGCATTATTGCGAACTGGTGGATGAACAGCGCGAACTTTACAACGCTCTGGCCAAAAAGCTCAAAGATCAGGTTCTCAGAGATGTTGAAGAAAAAGGCATGGCAAAGAGCCAGATGTCCATTCTCGACGCCCTGCTCAAGCTTCGCCAGATCTGCTGCCACCCGCGTCTGCTCAAGCTCGACATCCCCGGCGTGTCCACCAACCTCCCTTCCGGCAAGTTCGACGCCTTCAAAGATCTGGTCGTGGATATCATCGAAGGCGGTCACAAGGTGCTCGTATTCTCACAGTTCGTGCAGATGCTTCATGTCATCCGCAACTGGCTGCAAATCCGCGAGATTCCCTTTGCCTATCTGGATGGCTCCTCCAAGGATCGTTTCGAGCAGGTGGACAAATTCAACGACAGCCCGGACATCCCGATCTTCCTCATTTCGCTCAAGGCTGGCGGCACAGGCCTGAACCTGACCAGTGCGGACTACGTTATCCATTACGACCCGTGGTGGAACCCGGCCGTGGAGAATCAGGCCACAGACCGCACACACCGTATCGGACAGAAGCGTCAGGTTTTCGCGTACAAGATGATCTGCCAGAACACCGTGGAAGAACGCATCCTCAAGCTGCAAGAGCAGAAGAAAAGTGTTGCCGAAGCGATTATCCCGGGTCAATCAGCGCTCAAGAGCCTGACTCGCGACGACCTGGAAATGTTGTTTGAAATATAA
- a CDS encoding SIMPL domain-containing protein (The SIMPL domain is named for its presence in mouse protein SIMPL (signalling molecule that associates with mouse pelle-like kinase). Bacterial member BP26, from Brucella, was shown to assemble into a channel-like structure, while YggE from E. coli has been associated with resistance to oxidative stress.), whose translation MEQKHTFHTFLAGFVIALGIVAGCWVLGNALVDFKAMDRYVTVKGLAEREVPADLAMWPISYSAGANTLPELDAELARSRTAIMLFLKEQGLGDAEVMTTAPRVQDNQPMMGDRQPAQRYRAEAVLTVRSKDIATVKKGMATAGELVSRGVMLIQNYEFQPTFTYTGLNDIKPDMIAEATRDARKAAKQFAEDSGSSVGNIRRATQGYFSLQDRDRYTPEIKRIRVVTTVDYFLED comes from the coding sequence ATGGAACAAAAACATACTTTTCACACCTTTCTTGCGGGTTTCGTTATTGCCCTGGGTATCGTGGCCGGTTGCTGGGTTCTCGGCAATGCACTGGTCGATTTCAAGGCCATGGACCGATACGTCACTGTCAAAGGGCTGGCTGAACGGGAAGTCCCCGCAGACCTTGCCATGTGGCCCATCAGCTACAGCGCAGGTGCCAACACCCTGCCTGAACTTGATGCCGAACTGGCCCGTTCCCGCACTGCTATCATGCTCTTTCTCAAAGAACAGGGCTTGGGTGACGCCGAAGTCATGACGACTGCTCCCCGCGTTCAGGACAACCAACCAATGATGGGTGACCGTCAACCCGCACAACGATACAGAGCGGAGGCCGTGCTGACTGTCCGTTCAAAAGACATTGCTACCGTGAAAAAGGGTATGGCAACAGCCGGGGAACTGGTTTCACGCGGTGTCATGCTGATACAGAATTATGAATTTCAGCCGACCTTTACCTACACAGGCCTCAACGATATCAAACCGGACATGATTGCTGAAGCCACACGCGACGCCCGAAAAGCCGCCAAGCAGTTTGCCGAAGACTCCGGATCAAGCGTCGGGAACATTCGACGCGCCACACAAGGCTATTTCAGCCTTCAGGATCGTGACCGATACACGCCGGAAATTAAACGAATTCGTGTCGTAACAACTGTCGACTACTTCCTGGAAGATTAA